One genomic window of Onychomys torridus chromosome 19, mOncTor1.1, whole genome shotgun sequence includes the following:
- the Cenpw gene encoding centromere protein W, whose amino-acid sequence MAVSTTVSKRIKRKAPRAFLRRTFKQKKPHLRLETDCDLLIHLNCLLFVHRLAEESRINACESKSRVIRKDHVRAAAKVILKKSRG is encoded by the exons ATGGCGGTCTCCACGACAGTCTCGAAGCGGATCAAGCGCAAGGCGCCCCGAGCCTTCCTCAGGCGCACCTTCAAGCAGAAGAAGCCGCACCTTCGTCTGGAGACTGACTGCGACCTCCTG ATTCATTTGAATTGCTTACTCTTTGTTCATCGGTTGGCAGAAGAGTCCAGGATAAATGCTTGTGAAAGTAAATCTAGAGTTATCAGAAAGGATCATGTACGGGCCGCAGCAAAG GTAATTCTGAAGAAGAGCAGGGGTTAG